GTGCAGGCGCCCATCCCCGGGCTGGCCGCCTCGAACACCGGCCGGGCCGCGCTGGCCGGGTACCTCAAGACGCTGGCCGGCGAGGTGGCCGCGGACGGGATCACGGTGAACCTGCTGCTGCCGGGACGCATCGCCACCGACCGAATGCGCTCGCTGGACGAGACGGTGGCCCGGGCCAGCGGCCGCCCGACCGCCGAGGTGGCCGCGGAGTCGCTGCGCCTGATCCCGGCCGGGCGCCTGGGCGACCCGGCCGAGTTCGGCGCGGTGGCCGCCTTCCTGTGCGGTGAGCCGGCGGCCTACGTCACCGGGACCGCGGTGCGCTGCGACGGCGGGCTGATCCCGACCCTGTGACCGCCCGGCTCAGCCGGTCAGGGTGGCCCACGCCTTCGGGGTCAGCCGGGTGCGGGGACCGCGCCGGTAGATCTCGGCCGGACGCCCGAAGTCGCTGCCGTACTCGCCGGTGGGATCCAGGTTCGGCACCACCAGCCGGCGGAACGTGTCCTTCATCAGCGCCCGCTCGAACACCGCCTCGTAGACCTTGCGCAGCTGGCGCACGGTGAACTCGGGTCCGAGCAGGCCGCCCGGGTCCACCTCGGTCGCGTACTCGCGGCGCAGCTGATCGACGGCCAGCCGGACGATCTCGTCGTGGTCGAACAGCAGCTCGCCGGCGGCCCGGCCGGCCCGGATCGCCAGCAGCCGGGTGTCCGGCCCGATCCGGTCGGCGGGGACGACGGCGCAGTGCCCGATCGACAGCACCCACCCGCGATCGTCCCGATCGAGACGGTCGAACACGTGCAGCTGGGCGAACGGCACCCGGTGCAGCCCGGCCTTGTCGGTCAGCGCGCGGGCGGCGGCATCGGCCAGCACCTCCCCCTCGTGCAGGAAGGTTCCGGGCAGGGCGAGGCCCCCGAGCCGGTGGTCGACCACCACCACGTGCAGCCGGTCGTCCCGCACGGTCAGCACGGCCACGTCCACCGCCACACTGGGACGCGGATAGTCGGACAGCCGCTCGGAGGA
This genomic window from Nakamurella multipartita DSM 44233 contains:
- a CDS encoding NUDIX hydrolase, which gives rise to MVPAVPSSERLSDYPRPSVAVDVAVLTVRDDRLHVVVVDHRLGGLALPGTFLHEGEVLADAAARALTDKAGLHRVPFAQLHVFDRLDRDDRGWVLSIGHCAVVPADRIGPDTRLLAIRAGRAAGELLFDHDEIVRLAVDQLRREYATEVDPGGLLGPEFTVRQLRKVYEAVFERALMKDTFRRLVVPNLDPTGEYGSDFGRPAEIYRRGPRTRLTPKAWATLTG